The genomic segment GGGGATCCCGCACATCGCCGCGTACCAGCGGGATGCGGCGCGCTCACAGGTGCGAGCCAGGCCCAGACTCAAAGTGGTCCTGGTGGGACGGAAGGATGCCGGGAAGACGCGACTGTGCCGGTGCCTGCTCAACGAGAGCCAACGTGAGACCCAGCTGCTCAGTGAGAGCCAACGCGAGTGCCAACGCGAGTGCCAACGCGAGAGCCAACGCGAGAGAGAATGCGTGAGAGAACCCGAGAGCCAACGCGAGAGCCAACGCGAGAGCCAGCTCACCCAGAGCCAACGCGAGAGCCAGCTCAGCCAGAGCCAACGCGAGAGCCAGCTCAGCCAGAGCCTGCTGCTCAGCGACAGTGAGAGCCAGCTCAGCGACAGCGAAGGCGTCCACGCCAGCCAGGGGATGCAAGTCAGCAGCTGGGCGGCCGAGGGCGGCCCGGCCTTCCTTGTCTACGACTTGTCGGGAAAGCCCGAGCTGGACCCGCTCAAGGCCTTTTTCTTGTCCCCCTCTGCTCTCTACATCCTGGTGGTCAACCTGCAGGCCTACTCTCCGTGCAGCTTCTACAGCCACGTGGGCTACTTCCTGCACCTGCTGGGCGCCAAGGTGCCCCAAGCCGTGGTGCTGCTGGTGGGCACGCACGCCGACCTGTGCAGGGAGGCCGAGCTGGAggaaaagaagctggacatccatcGGCAGGTGGGCCTGCAGCAGAGGAGGGACGTCCAGGTCCTGGCCGGCTCGGCACTCAAGGTGGAGCAGGCCTTGCAGCAAGGCTACGCTGCGCGCGCCTCCTGTCCGCACAGCCCCTTCTACGCCGTCTCCGACAGCAACCTGCGGCGGAAGAAGGCTGGCCTGCGCGCGCTTCTGGACCGCCGCCTACAGATTCTCTCCCCCTTGCTGAGCGTCAGCTGCGGCGCGCCTGGCGGCGAGCAGACAGACATCTGGCGCCTCTGCCGCAAACTGACCTCCGTGGCCCGCCACCCCGACATCTTCCCCGAGCTCTACCGGCCGCTGCCCGGGTCCTGGCGGACGCTGGAGGAGCTGCTCCGCCGGTCCCCCCAGTTTTGGCTGACCCGCCGCGACTCGGCGCGTCTGGGCCAGCAGGCCGGGCTGACGGGGGAGGAGCGCCTGCAAAGCGCCTTGTCCTACCTGCACCGGAGCGGGGCGCTGCTGCACTTGGAGGACAGCCCCGCCCTGAAGGACTACGTTTTTCACAAGCCACCGCGCCTCCTCTCCATCCTCAACGTCTTCTTCCAGAGAGACGGGACGGGCGCTGCTGCCGGCGCCGGAACCCGGCAGCCCGATGAGGACGGCGAGAAGCTACAGCGCCACCTGGACGCTTTCCGTAGCCACGGCCTCCTGCCGTCCTCCGCCATTCCCCGGCTGCTGCGCCCTCTCGTCCAGACCCAGCGGGACGTGGACGCGGTCCTGGAGCTCCTTGACAAGATGGGCGTCTGCTAttgcgtcaacaaagcccgcggCGGCAAGCCCCCCAAAGGCACCACCGAGCTGTGGTATAAATTCCCCGGGTACGTCCACCGAGGCGACGGGAGCCCCGAGAGCGCACCCCGAGGCGCCTTTGAGACGGAACCCGGCGGCGGGGGCCTCGAGAGCCCAACCCGAGGCGCCTTTGAGACGGAACCCGGCGGCCGGAGCCCCgagaccccccccccaggcGCCTTTGAGACGGAAGCCGCCGGCGGGAGCACCGAGAGCCCACCCCGAGGCGCCTTTGAGACGGAACCCGGCAGCGGGAGCCCCGAGAGCCCACTCCGAGGCGCCTTTGAGACAAAACTCGGCGGCGGGAGCACGGAACCCGACGGGGGCCGGGCGCCGCCGAGCCCCCCTTTCGCCGCCGAGCGGCTGCAGATCCGCTACAGCTTCCCCTTCCTGCTCCCGCCAGGGATCTTTGCCCGCTTGGCCGCACGCATCGACCGACACGTGGTCCGCAGGTGGGACGGCCGGCGCTGCGTCCTGGCGTACCGCGGAAAAGTCCCGGTGGTCATCAGCCACCGGCCGGCGCCACCGCAGGCCCACACCTTGTCCATCAGCAGCCGCGCCGCGCTGCCCAACATGTGGACAGCGTGGCAGGCCGTCACGCCGCTGCTGCGCGAGCTGGACGCCCTGCTGGAGGACTGGCCCGGTCTGCACTACCACAAGCACatcctgtgcgccaagtgcCTGCGAAGAGGCTCGGCCAGCCCGCACGCCTTCCCCGGTAAGAACGCCGCAAACGTTGCAGAGGATGACGGGCGACTTTCCCCGGGCGCCcgaccgctcgctcgctcgctcgctcgctcgctcaaacCTGAAAAGATCTGGCCACAAAAGCAACTCGGGACATCatccaccgagggccaaaagctGAGACCCGGGCAAATCATTTCAAGTTACTCCGTGAAAAGCAAGCAGCCCACATTCAAACTAACGGAagtacaaatttaaaaaaaaaaagaaagaaagaaacaaaacccGAACCATAAATCAAAAAAGCCACTGTCATGCAGAAGAACTTTTGAAGGTCATAAATGATTTATCTGGGTCTCCTTGTTTTAGTTCACAGAAAGAAATTCAACAAGAGTGCGTGTGGACTTTTCAGAACGACACGGCTAAGGCATCAATCGGAGCCACGTGTCATTGACGGCAACTTAAGTCCATCCTGTTACAGCCACATGCCTTGATccagcgcacgcacgcacgcacgctcactCGCTGGATTTACGTGGCACACGTGAACAGACGCCGGAGATTTAACATCTCATGTGAGCGCCCTGACCACGCCTACTCTAAGTGCCTTGGCGTTGTCAATCATTAGAATTGGGACAGTTTGGTCCAGCGTGCAAACATGTTCACACAcaaactcgctcgctcgcacacaCTTTATTATGACGGCATGTGTCCACATTTCAGGAGAGCTTCTGTCCCAGCGGCGTCCCGAAGGCGTTAGCGAGCTAACGTGTCCCAAGAATTCTTCTGAGCGAGTAAACGTGGCTTTGGTCTACCCGCCCGCACCCACAAACATTGGCCCCGAGTGACCCCGGCCGGCACACCCAACAGAGACTCCGACCGACCTCACACGCCGGTACGATTGGCACGTTACTGAACGACCCTCTCCTTGAGCTCATTTGTTAGCACGTACGTTGCGACGTGTGTGGCTTTCAGGTTGTCGGTCTGCTGCGAAGGGCTCGGGAAGCTTTCTCAGGAACCTGGCCAGGCCAGAGCGTCGGACTGCTGTAAACACGCCGGGGAACGGATCGGTGCGTCCCGGACGCGCTCCATCAGGCGACGCGACTATTTACTCCTCAGTTGGTGTCCAAAGATGagcaaaatgtctttttgtgtGTCATTGTGACGGAACCTGGTGGTTACCGTGGCGACGCGTGACAGAGTGCCTGATGGATGACTGGCCTTTTTCATGGAAATAAAGCCTTTATTTTGCTACACAATCAGAAGAGAGCCGTGTGAATAAAAGAAAGAATTATTTATCCTTTTTGATATTTTggcacttgttttcttgcactcgaatgcgctgctgtgacaagtacatttccccgctgtgggaggaataaagttctatcatcatcaaaTCAATCGCAACTAAGTGACTCCAGTTTTCATGTATGTTGGGAGAtgcgtcgctcgctcgctcgctcgccttcATTGTATGCATAGCTGGATGGTACACACTTGAAGCCGAGGTTTCGTCCTCCATCCACCAGGGGGCGTTGACCATTAAGCGGCGCACAAGCCCTTGGCTCTGGCTCCGCCTTTTCCTTTTCCCGTCGCGGACTATTCGGTAAGGACGATAAACTGACGCGCCGGCACGCAATCCTTGGGAAATCTTGTGCAAATTGTCTCCATCCTTCCTTGTAAACGCTCTCCGAGTGTTTGAGACACGCGACTGCACCAGTTGGCTTCGCCCGTTTttgtgaaaggtcggaatttggcgtgaattttGCCGTCAACGTTTGCTGAAGGTCCGCCATGTTGGCCGGGCCCGCACTCGGTTGCTTTTGCGCTCCACGTCGTTTCATTGAAGAGCGCTTTTCTGTGTTTGACCGCTtgtcctttgttttgttttgccttgCCTTAGAGAAGAGTGAAAATGGTCCGCTACTCCTTGGACCCCGAGAACCCCACAAAGTGTGAGTACCCcccactctctcgctctctctcccccaCCCTCAAAGACGTGTTATTATCCGAGTCGGGAGGTGGCGCGCTGATGACCACTTAGGACACCTTTGGATTCCCATGAAAACAACCTTGCGACTGAGCGCCATTGGCCCGCCCGACTGCACGTCCACTTTGCCTGTACAGCAAAGCACACGTTGATTACCGCAACTTTTGTCTCCTAGCATGCAAGTCGAGAGGCTCCAACCTGCGGGTCCACTTCAAGGTGAGCCAGCCGCAACACCCTAGAGCACACCATGCCTTTATGAACTTGCCTAGAAATGTCCGCGTCTTGTCAAGCTCACAGTCAGTATTAGGTTCTATCAGAAAGTGAATCGACGGAGGACCTTTAGCACAACCCTAAATGCTTCTCGCGGGCGCGGTTGGAGAACATTTGGTTAAACGAGCTCTCCCCATGATGTCTTGATTATCTGACTAGTTGCGGGGGCTGAATTGTAATGGTGGCGGCGGCCCATAACAGCTGGGTCGCTTTGGCTGGACTTTGCGTTTGTGGCGAGAAAGCTGCTTGAGCGCGTGGCGCCCGTTCCATTCCAATGGATGTCCACCTTGTTGGGCCATATTTCGTCAGGTTTGTGGCTACAGACTCGTGCTAATGTGTTGCAGAACACGCGTGAGACCGCCCAGGCCATCAAAGGCATGCACATCCGCAAGGCCAACAAGTACCTGCGGGACGTGGTGGTCAAGCATCAGTGCGTCCCCTTCCGACGCTATAACGGCGGCGTGGGCCGCTGCGCTCAGGTGAGTGGAGGGCGACCACGGCGCAGGCCGCTGTGACGACAGTCTTAGGACACCTTTGGATTGACCGTGAGACAAAACTCTGTTCTGAGCGGCTGTGATGGGGGAAGGGGTCGGGCTGTCTGTCAGTATgcctgccggccggccggcctgcctgtctgtctgtctgtctgttgctCTGTCTCAAGACGTGCACCTCCTTCAGGCCAAGCAATTCGGCTGGACGCAAGGCCGATGGCCCAAGAAGAGCGCCGAGTTCCTGCTGCACATGCTGAAGAACGCAGAGAGCAACGCTGAGCTCAAGGTCGGTGGACGCGGCGTGTTTTCGAACGGAAGAAATTTGACCGACGTTCCTCTAGTAATACTTGTTGGACAATGTGGCGGGGCGTTTGCAGGGTCTGGACGTGGACTCGCTGGTGATCGAGCACATCCAGGTGAACAAAGCGCCCAAGATGCGTCGGCGCACGTACCGCGCCCACGGCCGCATCAACCCCTACATGAGCTCGCCGTGCCACATCGAGATGATCCTCACCGAGAAGGAACAGATCGTCCCCAAGCCCGAGGAGGAGGTGGCGCAGAAGAAGAAGGTCGGTCTGTGTCTATTTTGGGGGTGCTGGAGCAAAGTTGTGTTGCCGTGATGACTACTTAGGACACCTTTGGATTAAGCAATGAAAAAACTCTAAAGCTGAGCGACGCCGCCGTGTCACCCGCCCGCCGCGTGATGTCATAATGGCCGCCGTGTTaattcttgtcttgtcttgtgtgcgcgcgcgcatgcAGGTGTCCCAGAAGAAGCTGAAGAAGCAGAAGTTGATGTCACGCGAGTAGCTTGCAATAAAAAGCAAACCTTCTTGCCACCGACTTCACGTGTCTATTCTATCCAGTCGCGTTGTCGCCGGCAACCAAACGGTCGCGTGATGACGCCTTTCCTAAAAGGACAAAGTCGCTGGATTCTGCTCTCAAAAGGTCGCCGGATCCCAAAATGAAATTATGGGCTTGATCTGGACCCAAGTGTGCCTCAAAGGTGGAACGTGCCATGTGTCACCGAGACGGACCGGGGAACGTGTCCTGGTCCAAAATGAGTAGACCGGGATAACTCCCAAAGAGAAATGAATGGGAGCGTCCAACGTAAATGCGAGTGACCCCTGTAAAATGACATCCAATTATTTCCCATGCTAAAATAACTGCAGGCGTGTCACTTCTTTTTCAATCGGTCAAGCATTTGGGCTGCTTCCTTGGCAAGGTGCACCGACGCCATGTGGTGGACACCAGGCGGTGGACACCAGGAGGCGATCCCCGCAGGCAGGTGCTGGCTTGCAAATGTGCTTTTCGGAGGATGCCATGCATCCTGGCGCCCCAAGGTGCGACGTTCCAGAACCAACCGCTGGCTGTCTCCTGGGCTGGTTGGCAGCCTGGCCGGCTCGgcacgtggcggcggcggccgccgccGGGCGCTCGGTGTCCATTTTGGAGGTCTGGCCCCCTTGAAAAGCTGCAACGCAAATTCAAATATTGCAACACGATTGCCACAGACTCCTTCTGCAGGAGCAAACTTTTTGCATTAAAACGCTTCCACTCAGTCCAAAGTACAAACAGCGCAGGAGAAAGGCAAAAAACGCATCCACTCGGTCGGTCGGTCCCAAGGACAGACCAAAGGCATGAAAGTTCCTCATTTGGCGCTTGAGGCACCTGAGCTTTCTCGTTCATTTTCTCTTGCGGCCCAACACAGCCAGAGAGACCAAAAGAAAGACGTGTAGGCAgagcgggaggggaggggcgagcgagtgagtgagtgagtgaggaggTAACCGGAAGCTGCTGTGGCGCTCATTCGAGTTTAGCTTTCACGTGCGGCAGGAGCCTGCCTGTCCACCGTCGTGAGGATCCTCGCCCTTGATGCATGTCTTGATGTCTCGGCGGACGTGCGTGTTGCTGTTGTTGGCTTGCGGCTGCGTTACGCCGCGTGCGGGTGAGACACGCTCTGCTTGTGTGCGGGCTGGCGGGCGGTCGTTTAGCTGCAGTCTTTTGAATGCGGTGGCGTGCATCCCCGTGGAGCCAGCCCGTCAACCCTAGCTGCATATGCCTGCTTTGCTCTGCTCTGCGTCGTGTTCACCGCGACGTGGGACGGatgcgcgcgtgcgcgcgcgaGGTTGTCAACACATGCTGCGGCGAGCGTGAGCGCGATTGTGCGTGTTATCGAGCAGCTGTTGAGTGACTCCGGTCCACCGCTTAACAATCGCAGATCCCCCCACAGGTCGCAACATTAGGAACccctccagccagccagctagtTTCCTCACCTTGCACTAGTGGTCGGTCACCAGCCAATGTGACTGCCCGTATACAGGGGATAGAGAAATACGACAccccccagccagccagccagccaaccctAACTCCTTTGAGTTAAGCCTCTCAAAAAGCTTCACTGCGATTCTTCACTAGAGATCGTCTAATTTCTCTTTCGCTTGTTTGTAACACCACAAGAGTCTGGCAtttgaacaagggtgtgtaaacttttgcatcctctttttttttttttttttttttttttgtgcgtgtgtgagcgaGCTGCGAGAAAACGCGGCGGAAAGGGTTCCGGTTGAAGAGCTTCGGCAAGTTGCGCAACTCCAGCCCGCGGCGGAGAAACTTATCATTGAATTAGCGTCAACTTGGCGTCGATGCCTTGGGTGGATGGATGCATCCGAGTGGATGGATGCATtgggcggatggatggatggatggatggatggatggatggatggatggatggatggatggatggatggatggatggatggatggatggatggatggattggatggATTGGATAGATGAGCAAGTTTGACTTGCTGTATTCTGCCAAGTTGACCGCTTGAAAGAAGGCACACCGAGTGATCGTTCCCTTTGAATTATTGCCAATGTTTAATGTGATATTTTCTGTGCTATTTTATGTTTTGCTAAAGCGCCTCATGACTGCTTAAGCGACATCAATTCCCATTTCTCGTCCCATGTGCACGTGTGGCTAAGCGTGTGCGCGCGCAATAAGTGCACTTGGCTCGTGTTTGTCATCACACCTGAGTGGAGAGAGAATGACTAAATGATGTTTAATTAGCGCATCATTTGCCTAATGACAATCTTGTGCTGGTTTGGGGTTTACAAACAAAAATAGCTGCACAGTATATTTTCAAGGCATCTAAAAAAATGTTCTCGGACAACCCGTAATATTCAGACAACAAAGTCTCATATGAGCCCAAACGCACACGCGTTGCTGACTCGCAAGTCTGAAGCAGGCTGTGTGTAGACTCGACAAGGCGTCACGACCCacgagcgcgcgcgcgcgcgcgcgcacactttGGCCACATCTTTACTTCCTCTTAATCGGGAACTTTACACGCACAGAAAGTGAGATTAATTCTTTTCAAAATCCTCAACGAgcagacacaaacacatgcaaggagacacgcgcacacgcacgcacacgcacacacacagagtcacAACACAGCAAATCTTTGCAAGCGTAATCCTCCAGAGGATTAAAACGTACGACGATGGCAAACTACTTTCACTTGCTGCGTGAAAGGCTCTTTCGGTCCCTTCAGAAACTTCCAGCTGCTCGGCG from the Syngnathus scovelli strain Florida chromosome 13, RoL_Ssco_1.2, whole genome shotgun sequence genome contains:
- the mfhas1 gene encoding malignant fibrous histiocytoma-amplified sequence 1 homolog, which gives rise to MKTPNETNKQRGEEAEQTPNPLESNVKAAQLWRDAALRSRKLRNDLRQLPPDPKDAAAATADSTADLSHVEALNLGNSLLQELPEGLASSLSNLRVLVLRRNRFSSVPCAVFELRQLVELDLSHNRLRAVAEGLCRLSRLKKLSVSHNSIQRLPERMAALELLEELDVSFNHLCDMPASLRGLARLRTLDVDHNKLSRFPPEILTLGDLEELDCSGNQFEALPEDMVKLKSIKILWLSSLRLKSLPHTLCHLQNLESLMLDGNRLTTLPHAFGGLRTLRMVNLSSNQLTDFPGALLDILGLEELYLSRNKLTRVPEEIGRLQNLVNLWLDNNDIAYLPASLVDLVELEELVLQGNQIAVLPDHFGRLSKVNIWKVKDNPLVRPPYEVCMKGIPHIAAYQRDAARSQVRARPRLKVVLVGRKDAGKTRLCRCLLNESQRETQLLSESQRECQRECQRESQRERECVREPESQRESQRESQLTQSQRESQLSQSQRESQLSQSLLLSDSESQLSDSEGVHASQGMQVSSWAAEGGPAFLVYDLSGKPELDPLKAFFLSPSALYILVVNLQAYSPCSFYSHVGYFLHLLGAKVPQAVVLLVGTHADLCREAELEEKKLDIHRQVGLQQRRDVQVLAGSALKVEQALQQGYAARASCPHSPFYAVSDSNLRRKKAGLRALLDRRLQILSPLLSVSCGAPGGEQTDIWRLCRKLTSVARHPDIFPELYRPLPGSWRTLEELLRRSPQFWLTRRDSARLGQQAGLTGEERLQSALSYLHRSGALLHLEDSPALKDYVFHKPPRLLSILNVFFQRDGTGAAAGAGTRQPDEDGEKLQRHLDAFRSHGLLPSSAIPRLLRPLVQTQRDVDAVLELLDKMGVCYCVNKARGGKPPKGTTELWYKFPGYVHRGDGSPESAPRGAFETEPGGGGLESPTRGAFETEPGGRSPETPPPGAFETEAAGGSTESPPRGAFETEPGSGSPESPLRGAFETKLGGGSTEPDGGRAPPSPPFAAERLQIRYSFPFLLPPGIFARLAARIDRHVVRRWDGRRCVLAYRGKVPVVISHRPAPPQAHTLSISSRAALPNMWTAWQAVTPLLRELDALLEDWPGLHYHKHILCAKCLRRGSASPHAFPGELLSQRRPEGVSELTCPKNSSERVNVALVYPPAPTNIGPE
- the rpl17 gene encoding large ribosomal subunit protein uL22 gives rise to the protein MVRYSLDPENPTKSCKSRGSNLRVHFKNTRETAQAIKGMHIRKANKYLRDVVVKHQCVPFRRYNGGVGRCAQAKQFGWTQGRWPKKSAEFLLHMLKNAESNAELKGLDVDSLVIEHIQVNKAPKMRRRTYRAHGRINPYMSSPCHIEMILTEKEQIVPKPEEEVAQKKKVSQKKLKKQKLMSRE